A region of the Fusobacteria bacterium ZRK30 genome:
AAGATGGCAGCTTTTAAAAGTTATTATTCCGATGAAAGGGTGGAATTTCCTTCTAAACTAATAGCTATAAAAACCACTTCTAAATTTGATAGCTTAGAACACAGACATTATCTGGCCGGTATCTTATCTACAGGGATAAAGAGGGAAAAATTAGGAGATCTTATAGTGGAAGATAAAACTTGTTATACGATTGTTTTTGATGGGTTATTTGAATTTTTAAAACTTAATCTTTTGAGTATTGGAAGATCTAAGGTAGAGATAGAGGAGATAGGAGACATGGAGATTCCTCAGTATAAATTTGAAGTGAAGGAATATCTGATAAACTCCTACAGATTGGACGTAATTGTTTCGGCACTTATAAGTGGTTCTAGAAATGATGCCCTAAAGTTGATAAACTCCTCCCAGGTTATGGTAAACTATAGATTGAAAACCAACAAATCATTGACTGTTAAAGAAGGAGATGTTATTTCTATCAGAAAATATGGAAAACATATATTTGCAGGGAGTGAAGGGGAGACAAAAAAAGGGAAGATCAAGGGAAAATTTAAAAAATATATTTAGAATAATTAAGAATCTATACTGGGGAAAAAATGAGGTAATTGATAAATTATTCATAGAGTTATTTTATTGTTGGCAAAAGGAGGAAAGATGAAAAAAATAAAAAAAATATTGGGAATAATAATAGGAACTATAGTCTTAGTGGTATTAGGAGTATATCTTTTTAGAAACACTCTCATAGAGTATTTTGGTGAAAGGATAGGGAGTCAAAAATATGGTGCTAAAATAGATATAGATAATGTAGATTTAGATTTATTTGGTGGTAACCTGAAAGTTGGCAGAGTTCAAATTACTGATAAGAATAATACTATGAGAAATATAGGAGATATTCAAAAAATTAATTTGGAGATAGAATATAAACCTCTCCTAAAAAAACTCATAATAATAGATGACGCCACTCTGGGGCTGGTTGAGATATTCACACCCAGAGCAGTTGATGGAGCACTTGAAAAATCACAATTAATTACTCCTTCAGAGGATATTTTTGATGCTGATGGAAGTGAGGAGAAAAAGAAGGGAAAATTAGATCTGGGCAGTTTAGATATAGATCTAAGCGGAGACAATTATAAGAAAATTTTAGACGATTTAAATATTAAAATAGTTAAGGAATATGAAGCTGAGAGGGGAAAAGTAGAAAAAATTTATACCCATTGGAATAAGAAATTAAATGAAGAAACTTATAAAGCCAGATTAAAAAATATAGAGGCTAAATATAAAGTAGTGGAAGAAAGGATAAAAGATGAGAAAGATCCATTGAAACTACTGAATGAACTGGATAAATTAAACGACCTGATTGATGAGATAGATGGCCTGGTAAAGGAAGCTGAAAAGGATAAAAAACAGTTTGATAAGGATATAAAAGTTATTAAAGATATACAGGATAAAGCTTTTGGATATATTAATAGCGAAGATCCTTTTAAGGATATAGTAGGGTGGAATGAAGAGCAACTGAAATCAGAGATAAATCTCATTTTAAACAACTATCTAGAGGAGTACATAGGAAAAAATGTAGACTTTTTTAACGGGCTTAACAAACAA
Encoded here:
- a CDS encoding YlmH/Sll1252 family protein; translated protein: MDKKKFKNYFIDEEEGTISSIYDKIELCKKIDGIVYTDIFLSPQIWSKLIEIEAELGVLVEVKGLSLESEKKMAAFKSYYSDERVEFPSKLIAIKTTSKFDSLEHRHYLAGILSTGIKREKLGDLIVEDKTCYTIVFDGLFEFLKLNLLSIGRSKVEIEEIGDMEIPQYKFEVKEYLINSYRLDVIVSALISGSRNDALKLINSSQVMVNYRLKTNKSLTVKEGDVISIRKYGKHIFAGSEGETKKGKIKGKFKKYI